One region of Oryza sativa Japonica Group chromosome 5, ASM3414082v1 genomic DNA includes:
- the LOC4338760 gene encoding LRR receptor-like serine/threonine-protein kinase ERL1, translated as MMAVLARLGVIVVLWAVVAEGILDPVDFLALQAVRRSLDDMPGSSFFEAWDFTADPCGFPGVFCDGNKVSALALGDPRAGSPGLSGRLDQALGRLSALTELSLVPGRVEGELPESLSSCRNLRFLAVSKNLISGQIPDGLGGLSNLRTLDVSFNQISGTIPASIATLPSITNLILCHNHLTGGIPSFPDSSPLIRLDLKHNDLSGGVPNLPSTLQYLSLSANRLTGTVDSVLPRLTRLNYLDLSMNQLDGPIPASVFTLPLSVLQLQRNFFSGLLQPANDVTIQVVDLSYNRFWGPVSPLLAGVGQLYLNNNRFTGEVPARLVQELVGSGGLQVLYLQHNFLTGIEISPASSLPSSVSLCLMYNCMVPPVYAPCPLKAGSTNTRPADQCPEWRG; from the coding sequence ATGATGGCGGTGCTCGCGCGGCTGGGCGTCATTGTGGTGTtgtgggcggtggtggcggaggggATTCTTGACCCCGTCGACTTCCTGGCGCTGCAGGCGGTGCGGCGGTCGCTCGACGATATGCCTGGCTCGTCGTTCTTCGAAGCGTGGGACTTCACGGCCGACCCGTGCGGGTTCCCCGGGGTGTTCTGCGACGGCAACAAGGTGTCGGCGCTGGCGCTCGGCGACCCGAGGGCGGGGTCGCCGGGGCTGTCCGGGCGGCTCGACCAGGCGCTGGGGCGGCTGTCCGCGCTCACCGAGCTGTCGCTCGTGCCCGGGCGCGTCGAAGGCGAGCTCCCGGAGTCGCTCAGCTCGTGCCGGAACCTCCGATTCTTGGCCGTCAGCAAGAACCTCATCTCCGGCCAGATACCGGACGGCCTCGGCGGGCTGTCCAACCTCCGGACGCTCGACGTCAGCTTCAACCAGATCTCCGGCACCATCCCGGCGTCGATCGCCACGCTGCCGTCGATCACCAACCTCATCCTCTGCCACAACCATCTCACCGGCGGCATCCCGTCGTTCCCGGACTCGTCGCCGCTCATCCGGCTCGACCTCAAGCACAACGACCTCTCCGGCGGCGTGCCGAACCTGCCGAGCACGCTCCAGTACCTCTCGCTCTCGGCGAACCGGCTCACCGGCACCGTCGACTCCGTGCTCCCCCGGCTCACTCGGCTCAACTACCTCGACCTCAGCATGAACCAGCTCGACGGCCCAATCCCGGCGTCCGTCTTCACATTGCCGCTGTCCGTGCTCCAGCTGCAGCGCAACTTCTTCTCCGGCCTCCTCCAGCCGGCGAACGACGTGACGATCCAGGTGGTGGACCTGAGCTACAACCGCTTCTGGGgccccgtgtcgccgctcctcgccggcgtgggGCAGCTGTACCTGAATAACAACCGGTTCACCGGCGAGGTGCCGGCGCGGCTGGTGCAGGAGCTGGTCGGCTCCGGCGGGCTCCAGGTGCTGTACCTGCAGCACAACTTCCTCACCGGCATCGAGAtttcgccggcgtcgtcgctcCCCTCCAGCGTCTCGCTCTGCCTCATGTACAACTGCATGGTGCCGCCGGTGTACGCGCCGTGCCCGCTCAAGGCCGGCTCGACGAACACCCGGCCGGCCGACCAGTGCCCGGAGTGGAGGGGCTAA
- the LOC4338763 gene encoding LEC14B protein translates to MGYGMSRMEEEYSEHEDQNNGGSNSQVNNEFLNTHNDIFHMTQIRSGPSESLRKSIGTSKDVISTTRLLSGREINSSGNGKFSSVDRAFLLGRYLPVDGPEIVDRMDSRAYVSQFSADGSLFVAGFQGSHIRIYDVDKGWKVHRDIHARSLRWTISDASLSPDQQFLVYSSLAPIIHIVNVGTAAKQSYANITDIHDGLDFSQHEDVRYTFGIFSVKFSSDGRELVAGSNDDSIYVYDLVANKLTLRLPAHHSDVNTVAFADETGHLIYSGSDDNLCKVWDRRCLSTEEPAGVLTGHLHGITHIDSRGDGRCFISNGKDQAIKMWDIRKMTSNADSYEDRTSNWDYRYSRYPQQYKQLKHPHDQSIATYWGHSVLRTLIRCYFSPAYSTGQKYIYTGSYDSSVCIYDVVSGSQVAKLKGYHQLAIRDCSWHPFDPMLVSSSWDGRVAKWSRSSCQQEETTDLD, encoded by the exons ATGGGTTATGGCATGAGTAGGATGGAGGAGGAATACAGCGAGCATGAAGATCAGAATAATGGTGGATCTAATTCACAAGTGAATAATGAGTTCTTAAACACACATAATGATATTTTCCATATGACTCAAATAAGATCAGGACCTAGTGAAAGTCTTCGCAAGTCTATTGGTACAAGCAAAGATGTGATATCGACAACCAGGTTATTGTCTGGAAGGGAAATTAATTCTTCAGGAAATGGGAAGTTCTCTTCAGTTGATCGTGCGTTTCTTCTTGGTCGTTATCTTCCAGTTGATGGCCCTGAAATAGTGGACAGGATGGATTCCCGAGCTTATGTTTCACAGTTTTCTGCTGATGGATCTCTTTTTGTTGCTGGTTTTCAG GGAAGCCACATAAGAATATATGATGTTGATAAAGGTTGGAAAGTACATAGGGACATTCATGCTAGAAGTTTGAGATGGACCATTAGTGACGCATCACTTTCCCCTGATCAACAGTTTCTT GTCTACTCCAGTCTAGCACCGATTATCCATATCGTCAATGTTGGGACTGCTGCAAAACAATCATATGCTAATATCACT GACATCCACGATGGACTAGATTTTTCACAGCATGAAGATGTTCGATATACATTTGGAATATTTTCTGTTAAATTCTCTTCTGATGGCCGAGAGCTTGTTGCTGGCAGTAACGATGATTCAATATATGTTTATGACCTTGTGGCAAACAAACTAACGTTGCGTTTGCCTGCTCATCAT TCTGATGTCAACACAGTAGCATTTGCTGACGAAACTGGCCATCTCATATATTCTGGAAGTGATGATAATTTATGCAAG GTCTGGGATAGGCGATGTTTATCCACAGAAGAACCTGCTGGAGTTTTGACTGGGCATTTGCATGGCATTACTCATATTGATAGCCGTGGAGATGGTCGGTGTTTCATATCAAATGGAAAAGACCAAGCTATCAAAATGTGGGACATCAGGAAAATGACATCCAATGCTGATAG TTATGAAGACAGAACCTCAAATTGGGACTATAGATATTCAAGATATCCACAACAGTATAAGCAACTAAAGCATCCCCATGATCAGTCAATAGCTACATACTGGGGCCATTCAGTTCTTCGTACATTGATCCGTTGCTATTTTTCTCCTGCATATAG CACAGGACAGAAGTACATATATACAGGATCCTATGATTCTAGTGTTTGTATCTACGATGTG GTGAGCGGATCACAAGTTGCAAAACTCAAAGGATATCATCAGCTGGCAATTCGAGACTGCAGTTGGCATCCCTTCGACCCTATGCTTGTCAGCTCATCCTGGGACGGCCGGGTTGCCAAGTGGTCCAGGTCTTCCTGTCAGCAAGAAGAGACTACTGATCTCGATTGA